cttcttcttcttcttcttacatctctttacagGAACAGGCTGAGACCTTCACTGTATGGATGAAATCCCTTGTCATGCAGACAAATGGATGCACTGTTTTTAATCAAAATGGAGACATTGTTTATCGTGTTGATAACTATGACAAGAAGGGAAGCAGAGAGGTCTATCTCATGGATCTCAAGGGCACTGTCCTCTTCACCATAAGGGTATGTCGATTAAATTTCTAAAACCATGGCTATGGCTATGGCTGCTCTCTCATAAGTTGTACAGAAACTAATGAAAGATGTGATGATTTTGTACAGAAACTATGGCTTTTCAGACAATGGAAGGGTTACAAATGTGATGGCTTGACATTAAATTCTCAGAAGCCTTTCTTCCAAGTGAGAAAAACCTCAGGAATTTTCAAAGGTGATATGTCTTGTGAAATTGTTGTTAGATCTGGTAATGCTCAAGATGGTTGCTACAAGTTAGAAACCTCAGCTGGGAAATCAGCTTTCAAGATCAAAGACAGCAATGGAACAACAGTTGCAAAGGTGAGATTTTTACTCTAATTTTTAATAGTTCagattttgtgcatatataAGATGGAAACTAAGAGTTAGATTCTGTGATCGGTGTTTATTTTCAGGCCACAAGAAAGCAAACATCTTCAGGAATAGTATTAGGAGATGATGTATTGAACTTAGTGGTGGAGCCTCAGGTTGATCACTCCTTTATCATGGCTCTAGTCACTGTTTATGGATTA
This is a stretch of genomic DNA from Manihot esculenta cultivar AM560-2 chromosome 2, M.esculenta_v8, whole genome shotgun sequence. It encodes these proteins:
- the LOC110609952 gene encoding protein LURP-one-related 11, whose protein sequence is MGKIHPLPAESSSSSSSSYISLQEQAETFTVWMKSLVMQTNGCTVFNQNGDIVYRVDNYDKKGSREVYLMDLKGTVLFTIRKLWLFRQWKGYKCDGLTLNSQKPFFQVRKTSGIFKGDMSCEIVVRSGNAQDGCYKLETSAGKSAFKIKDSNGTTVAKATRKQTSSGIVLGDDVLNLVVEPQVDHSFIMALVTVYGLIHHKL